The proteins below are encoded in one region of Deinococcus ruber:
- a CDS encoding MFS transporter — MTAEAAVHPLRHSVFRAVLLTRMFSALTGGFYNVPIMWWVLERTGSGALIASVGLVSALAGLVAAPIGGVVADRGRKRLLIQATYIVDALLLLTMALLVLTGHMQIAFVFPLLAVTSFVAALRGPASAVLVPLILPRAVYQQGNALMSLTGSLASLGGYALAGTATGFVGVHGAMLIGAALLLGAIITLMFVPEPRITPAASSTPEAAAPSGPGFFEGLKVVIANPLVLCTFGVTILLNLVLIPLEVTLAPFARSLGAGAREFGWLSASISVGQVIGMIVLSSYQIPRPWLALVSGTFGIAVSIAALSITSSLGQALGLLAIAGFSAAVMNVQLSVVSQLHIPPAVMGRAYGVMASLSSAIQPIGYAGAALLLSWLPLHTIFAIIGGLLFLAASAWLHPTLRLGFSKPMAAAATD; from the coding sequence ATGACTGCCGAAGCTGCTGTTCACCCCCTGCGCCATTCGGTCTTCCGGGCGGTGCTGCTCACACGGATGTTTTCAGCCCTGACGGGCGGGTTTTACAATGTTCCGATCATGTGGTGGGTGCTGGAACGCACCGGGTCGGGCGCCCTGATCGCCTCGGTGGGACTGGTCAGTGCCCTGGCAGGGCTGGTAGCGGCCCCGATCGGCGGCGTGGTGGCCGACCGGGGCCGCAAGCGCCTGCTGATTCAGGCCACCTACATCGTAGACGCCCTGCTGCTGCTGACGATGGCCCTGCTGGTGCTCACCGGACACATGCAGATCGCGTTCGTGTTCCCGCTGCTCGCCGTCACCAGCTTTGTGGCAGCTCTGCGCGGGCCAGCGTCTGCCGTCCTGGTTCCGCTCATTCTTCCCAGGGCGGTGTATCAGCAGGGAAACGCACTGATGAGTCTGACGGGCAGCCTGGCGAGTCTGGGCGGGTACGCGCTGGCAGGCACCGCCACCGGTTTCGTGGGTGTACACGGGGCCATGCTGATCGGGGCCGCGCTGCTGCTGGGAGCCATCATCACCCTGATGTTCGTCCCGGAACCCAGAATCACACCGGCAGCGTCCAGTACGCCCGAAGCAGCGGCCCCCAGCGGCCCCGGTTTCTTCGAGGGGCTGAAGGTGGTGATCGCCAATCCGCTGGTACTGTGTACCTTCGGCGTCACCATCCTGCTCAATCTGGTGCTCATTCCGCTGGAAGTGACACTGGCACCCTTTGCACGCAGCCTGGGGGCGGGTGCACGCGAGTTCGGATGGCTGAGCGCCAGCATCTCGGTCGGGCAGGTCATCGGTATGATCGTGCTCAGCTCATACCAGATTCCGCGCCCGTGGCTCGCCCTGGTCAGCGGAACCTTCGGCATCGCGGTGTCGATTGCCGCCCTCAGCATCACGTCCTCGCTCGGTCAGGCGCTCGGCCTGCTGGCCATCGCGGGCTTCAGTGCCGCCGTGATGAATGTGCAGCTCAGCGTCGTGTCACAGCTTCATATTCCGCCCGCCGTGATGGGAAGGGCCTACGGCGTCATGGCGTCGCTGTCGAGCGCCATCCAGCCCATCGGCTACGCTGGAGCTGCCCTGCTGCTGTCGTGGCTGCCACTGCACACCATTTTTGCAATCATCGGCGGCC